One genomic region from Natrarchaeobius halalkaliphilus encodes:
- a CDS encoding MFS transporter, translated as MRWRYSETVLLLCTLAFFATMVGRLAISPVVTLITDDFAVSNSVVGIALTGMWMAYFASQFPSGILADRFGERPIVLVAIGGTALASVFLALTPFFTLFVMGTIALGAVAGLHYSVATTLLTRTYDEIGAAIGVHNVGAPAAGLVAPPIAAWIGVRYGWRPAVAAAGVIALPVFVLFAWRIRPVEPRRPSQPMRERFELEAIVELISRPEIVFPICISVVGAFAWQATASFLPAFLVEHRNQSTEFAGVVFAGYFVVQAVTQVGVGAASDRYGRYVSTAGCMALAAAGFVLLVAVPGFLAIAVAILLVGTGLGWGAALLPRFMDVLGDAERGAGFGLVRSVYGFIGALGSVVTGTLADLFGWDVAFTVLAGLLALVCCAIAVNVVLSLDY; from the coding sequence ATGCGCTGGCGGTACAGTGAGACGGTACTACTTTTGTGTACGCTCGCGTTCTTCGCGACGATGGTCGGCCGGTTGGCGATCAGCCCGGTCGTAACCCTGATAACCGACGACTTTGCGGTCTCGAACTCGGTGGTCGGGATCGCGCTGACGGGAATGTGGATGGCCTACTTCGCCTCGCAGTTTCCGAGTGGCATTCTCGCAGATCGGTTCGGTGAACGGCCCATCGTCCTCGTCGCGATCGGCGGAACCGCCCTCGCGAGCGTGTTCCTCGCGTTGACGCCGTTTTTCACGCTCTTCGTGATGGGAACGATCGCGCTCGGAGCCGTCGCGGGGTTGCACTACAGCGTCGCGACCACGCTGTTGACCCGAACTTACGACGAGATCGGCGCTGCGATCGGGGTCCACAACGTCGGCGCTCCAGCTGCCGGGCTCGTTGCTCCGCCGATCGCGGCCTGGATCGGCGTTCGATACGGCTGGCGGCCCGCAGTCGCCGCCGCAGGAGTCATTGCGCTCCCGGTTTTCGTGCTCTTTGCGTGGCGGATTCGCCCCGTCGAACCACGGCGGCCCTCACAGCCCATGCGCGAGCGCTTCGAACTCGAGGCGATCGTCGAACTCATTAGTCGACCCGAAATCGTCTTTCCGATCTGTATCTCCGTCGTCGGTGCGTTCGCCTGGCAGGCGACCGCATCGTTTTTACCCGCGTTTCTCGTCGAGCATCGGAATCAGTCGACCGAATTCGCCGGCGTGGTCTTTGCGGGATACTTCGTCGTCCAAGCGGTCACGCAGGTCGGTGTCGGGGCAGCCTCCGACCGATACGGCCGGTACGTCTCGACTGCTGGATGTATGGCGCTCGCTGCCGCTGGATTCGTCTTGCTGGTCGCCGTTCCCGGATTCCTCGCCATCGCCGTCGCGATACTGCTCGTCGGGACGGGGCTCGGCTGGGGTGCCGCGTTGCTCCCGCGGTTCATGGACGTGCTCGGTGACGCAGAACGCGGGGCTGGCTTCGGCCTCGTTCGTTCCGTCTACGGGTTTATCGGTGCGCTCGGCTCGGTCGTCACCGGAACGCTTGCGGACCTGTTCGGGTGGGACGTCGCGTTTACCGTCCTGGCGGGACTGCTCGCGCTCGTCTGTTGTGCCATCGCTGTCAACGTGGTTCTCTCGCTGGACTACTAA
- a CDS encoding DUF5784 family protein, whose translation MARPLRFRYSPATWSEQRVRQEILQPLRSNIGARTIAPWFDIGTDWETHRFEMKNGDIALFARNDEEAYWMGNTETPSSLWKTNKFAWTDVPYHVSRWAQRELLATLHEEDRWLEDYPHISWYFLPVFMSKDGRESTRAFFREHAAGFPDAGRREATRFFEEFFATGVLDEYRHVMSGKLGTSNHVDRVRMSAAMGEFIAAKILTDADYEITPEIEVTTGHSLDYRAEDSATNILVEVTRPQPPKNRAAAGPVAAVRDTAETKVNGQLAEHGGGAVLFVDCSSFRDDVWNAVRGEQPDVRHRPAVVYRARPDGHVEGYRKGSVPIELEDAIGFLN comes from the coding sequence GTGGCACGGCCGCTTCGCTTTCGTTACTCGCCTGCGACCTGGAGCGAGCAACGAGTCCGACAGGAAATCCTTCAGCCGCTTCGGTCGAACATCGGAGCCCGCACGATCGCGCCGTGGTTCGACATCGGCACAGACTGGGAAACGCACCGCTTCGAGATGAAAAACGGCGATATCGCCCTCTTCGCTCGCAACGACGAGGAGGCCTACTGGATGGGGAATACCGAAACCCCTTCCTCGCTGTGGAAGACGAACAAATTCGCCTGGACCGACGTTCCGTACCACGTCTCTCGATGGGCACAGCGCGAACTGCTGGCGACGCTCCACGAGGAAGATCGCTGGCTCGAAGATTATCCGCACATTTCGTGGTATTTCCTGCCGGTGTTCATGTCGAAAGACGGTCGCGAGTCGACGCGTGCGTTCTTCCGCGAGCACGCGGCGGGCTTTCCCGACGCCGGCCGTCGCGAGGCGACGCGCTTTTTCGAGGAGTTTTTCGCGACGGGCGTACTCGACGAGTACCGGCACGTCATGTCGGGCAAACTCGGCACCAGTAACCACGTCGATCGGGTCCGCATGAGCGCCGCGATGGGCGAGTTCATCGCCGCGAAGATCCTAACCGACGCTGACTACGAGATCACACCCGAAATCGAGGTGACGACCGGTCACTCGCTGGATTACCGAGCCGAAGACTCGGCGACGAACATCCTCGTCGAGGTAACGCGACCGCAGCCGCCGAAAAACCGCGCCGCGGCGGGACCCGTTGCAGCCGTTCGCGACACCGCCGAAACCAAAGTTAACGGCCAACTCGCTGAGCACGGCGGCGGAGCCGTTCTCTTCGTCGACTGCTCGAGTTTCCGTGACGATGTCTGGAACGCCGTTCGCGGCGAGCAACCGGACGTTCGTCACCGTCCTGCGGTCGTCTATCGCGCCCGTCCGGACGGCCACGTCGAGGGGTATCGGAAGGGATCGGTACCGATCGAACTCGAGGACGCGATCGGTTTTCTGAACTGA
- a CDS encoding DUF6757 family protein, with protein MNCHYCDREAAFAAESDGLQVGLCEEHFRERLQELAETDGLETLKEKVDVDRAE; from the coding sequence ATGAACTGCCACTACTGCGACCGCGAGGCTGCATTCGCCGCGGAATCCGACGGGTTACAGGTCGGCCTCTGCGAGGAGCACTTCCGGGAGCGGTTGCAGGAACTCGCTGAAACCGACGGTCTCGAGACGCTCAAAGAGAAAGTCGACGTCGACCGAGCCGAGTGA
- a CDS encoding DUF5786 family protein gives MSMGAYDEDEHERREQQASRVDADFDDERTIYHGQVEYDSGDSAEALLSKFEEIKSN, from the coding sequence ATGTCAATGGGTGCCTATGACGAAGACGAACACGAGCGCCGCGAACAGCAGGCCTCGAGAGTCGATGCGGATTTCGACGACGAGCGGACGATATATCACGGACAGGTCGAGTACGACTCCGGCGACTCTGCAGAAGCGCTTTTGAGTAAGTTCGAGGAGATCAAGTCGAATTAG
- a CDS encoding PHP domain-containing protein — MPYADLHVHTTRSDGCLELAAVPDVARRAGVSVVAITDHDRVQPFDKPRIVRDGITIVHGIELRVECDTGLRVDLLGYGIDPTDELVAMTDRIQTNRIERGQEIVDCVEDETGVDLGVTVTGGFGRPHIARAVDDHPELVENYREAFDDLIGADCPCFVPRAVPSFERGRAVLTAAADIVSLAHPLRYRDPERALGLASELDAVERWYPYDRDVDRRLVERTIDRYDLLATGGTDAHGDRLGVAGLSKSQYDRLELTDH, encoded by the coding sequence GTGCCCTACGCGGATCTTCACGTCCACACGACCCGTTCGGACGGATGTCTCGAGCTGGCGGCGGTTCCGGACGTCGCTCGTCGCGCCGGAGTCTCAGTCGTCGCGATAACCGATCACGATCGAGTCCAGCCGTTCGACAAACCGAGAATCGTCCGCGACGGTATCACGATCGTCCACGGGATCGAACTCCGCGTCGAATGCGACACCGGTCTGCGAGTCGATCTGCTCGGATACGGCATCGACCCCACCGACGAACTCGTCGCCATGACCGATCGCATCCAGACGAACCGTATCGAACGCGGCCAGGAAATCGTCGACTGCGTCGAGGACGAAACCGGCGTCGATCTCGGCGTGACCGTTACCGGCGGGTTCGGTCGGCCACACATCGCCCGCGCGGTCGACGATCATCCCGAACTCGTGGAAAATTATCGGGAGGCGTTCGACGATCTCATCGGTGCCGACTGCCCCTGTTTCGTTCCGCGAGCGGTCCCATCGTTCGAGCGGGGGCGGGCGGTACTCACAGCAGCAGCCGATATCGTCTCGCTCGCCCACCCGTTACGCTATCGCGATCCGGAGCGGGCGCTCGGGCTCGCGTCCGAACTGGACGCCGTCGAGCGATGGTATCCGTACGACCGAGACGTCGACCGAAGACTCGTCGAACGGACGATCGACCGGTACGACCTCCTCGCGACGGGCGGGACGGACGCGCACGGCGATAGACTCGGAGTCGCCGGCCTGTCGAAATCGCAGTACGATCGCCTGGAGCTAACGGACCACTAG
- a CDS encoding 4Fe-4S dicluster domain-containing protein, which yields MAIDPQFHENREQVDEHNGHAVWGPVDEPEELGIHGTHVAVDFDLCIADGACLEDCPVDVFEWVDTPGHPESEEKADPTKEAQCIDCMLCVDVCPVDAIDVDAGRTA from the coding sequence ATGGCCATAGATCCGCAGTTTCACGAGAACCGAGAGCAAGTCGACGAACACAACGGCCACGCGGTCTGGGGCCCCGTCGACGAACCCGAAGAGCTGGGCATTCACGGTACGCACGTCGCCGTCGATTTCGATCTCTGCATTGCCGACGGTGCCTGTCTCGAGGACTGTCCGGTAGACGTCTTCGAGTGGGTCGACACCCCCGGCCATCCAGAAAGCGAGGAGAAGGCCGATCCGACCAAAGAGGCCCAGTGTATCGATTGCATGCTCTGTGTGGACGTCTGTCCCGTCGACGCGATCGATGTCGACGCCGGGCGAACGGCGTAG
- a CDS encoding DUF5789 family protein, which produces MLRNRTGEAIDDHEYPATTDELIEEYGDHVLELPNGSESVNDVLARLESETFEDSHEARLAIYSAVSRKAIGRVGYSDRDPTPVGSPYAPDAVSF; this is translated from the coding sequence ATGCTGCGAAACCGCACCGGCGAGGCCATCGACGACCACGAGTATCCCGCGACGACCGACGAACTGATCGAGGAGTACGGCGATCACGTTCTCGAGCTCCCGAACGGTAGCGAATCGGTCAACGACGTACTCGCCCGCCTCGAGAGCGAGACGTTCGAAGACTCCCACGAGGCGCGTCTTGCTATCTACTCGGCGGTGAGCCGGAAAGCGATCGGCCGTGTCGGCTACAGCGACCGCGATCCCACACCGGTCGGAAGCCCGTACGCGCCGGACGCGGTCTCGTTCTAG
- a CDS encoding KH domain-containing protein, protein MQHVKIPQDRIGVLIGEGGETMREIEAEAEVRLDIDSENGSVAVETVGDPVLGLKGPEVVRAIGRGFPPEDALRLLEGEMMLFDVVDIDAASRNKNDMKRQKGRLIGENGRTRELMEELSGASVVIYGSTLGIIGSPEQVDAARTASEMLLDGAPHGAVYSFLEDRHNEMKHKGMEYHRFPGGKS, encoded by the coding sequence ATGCAGCACGTGAAGATTCCGCAGGACCGAATCGGTGTTCTCATCGGAGAGGGTGGTGAGACGATGCGCGAGATCGAGGCGGAAGCCGAGGTTCGACTGGACATCGACTCCGAGAACGGCTCCGTCGCCGTCGAAACCGTCGGAGATCCCGTTCTCGGCCTCAAAGGTCCGGAGGTCGTTCGGGCGATCGGACGCGGGTTCCCACCCGAGGACGCGCTTCGGCTGCTCGAAGGCGAGATGATGCTGTTCGACGTCGTCGATATCGACGCTGCCTCCCGGAACAAAAACGATATGAAGCGCCAGAAAGGACGACTCATCGGTGAGAACGGACGAACCCGCGAGCTAATGGAGGAGCTCTCGGGTGCCTCGGTCGTCATCTACGGCTCGACGCTCGGTATCATCGGCTCGCCCGAGCAAGTCGACGCCGCTCGCACCGCATCCGAGATGCTCCTCGATGGTGCCCCTCACGGTGCCGTCTACTCGTTCCTCGAGGACCGACACAACGAAATGAAACACAAGGGAATGGAGTACCACCGGTTCCCCGGCGGGAAGTCCTGA
- a CDS encoding metallophosphoesterase, whose product MNIGIVSDTHDNVTATERVTEIFAAEGVEIVLHCGDFVAPLIPPYFEGVELHGVLGNNDGDVANLGSAFDALSGESELHGRFASLEFDGLSFAVLHGESKAEVEAVATAGMYDFVCYGHHHERELTEVGRTTVLNPGAHFPTVADADRTVAILDTRSETVRFRSVLEE is encoded by the coding sequence ATGAACATCGGTATCGTCTCCGATACGCACGACAACGTGACGGCGACCGAACGAGTGACCGAGATATTCGCGGCGGAGGGCGTCGAGATCGTCCTTCACTGTGGGGACTTCGTCGCCCCGCTGATCCCACCGTACTTCGAGGGAGTCGAACTCCACGGCGTACTCGGGAACAACGACGGAGACGTGGCCAACCTGGGATCCGCTTTCGACGCCCTTTCCGGCGAAAGCGAACTCCACGGCCGATTCGCGAGCCTCGAGTTCGACGGGCTCTCGTTTGCGGTCCTTCACGGCGAGTCGAAAGCGGAAGTCGAAGCCGTCGCCACCGCTGGAATGTACGATTTCGTCTGTTACGGTCACCACCACGAACGGGAGCTAACCGAGGTCGGTCGAACGACGGTTCTCAACCCCGGGGCACACTTCCCGACGGTTGCCGACGCCGATCGAACGGTTGCGATCCTGGATACGCGCTCGGAGACGGTTCGGTTTCGCTCCGTTCTCGAGGAGTGA